The Nicotiana sylvestris chromosome 6, ASM39365v2, whole genome shotgun sequence genomic sequence CCATTAGATTGATCTACTAACTTTATTCTTTAGGAAATCCTAGAGGAGATGAGGATATATATGCTACAGTTTGATAGAGCTGGATATGGGGAAAGTGGTTTAAATCCGAAACGGTCATTAGAAAGTGAAGCTTGTGATATAGAAGAAGTAGCCGATCAACTACAAATAGGATCAAAATTCTATCTAATTTCAGTTTCTGCTGGAAGCTATCCTGCCTGGAATTGCCTCAGACGCATACCACACAGGCTATCAGGCGTGGCTTTTGTTGTTCCAATTATCAACTACAAATGGAACTCCCTTCCTCATGATTTGATCAAGAACGATCACAATAACAAGCTTTGGCGATTAGTAATTTTGCTCGCACGCTATGCTCCTGGGTTACTCTACTCATTTTTTACACAAAAATCGAACAGTGTTTTCTCGGGCAATTCCGCATTGTTTAGCAAAAAGGACAGGGAAGTTGCAAAGAATGCAAATAGATCGGAAGTTTTTAACCCGGTAAAGTAAAGTTCATCATCCACCTCTCTCAAATCAAACATGAGTTTTGATTCACCATTTATTACATCATGATTATGTTGAAAATGATGACTTGTCTTAATTAATTTGCAGAAACTTTATCCAAAGCAAAGTGATTTTGAGTCTCTTCTCCAAGACTTCACCTTGGCTTATGGAAACTGGGACTTTGATCCACTAGAATTTGGTAATCCATTTACTGATGAAAATGAAAGCTCAGTTCATATTTGGCAAGGTTATGAGGACAACATAGTACCTTGTCGCTTACAAAGATATGTTTCCAAAAGGCTACCTTGGATTCATTATCATGAAGTTATTGATGGTGGACATGCCTTGTGGCATGTTGGTCCAATTGGTGAAGCTATCTTGAGGTCCCTTCTCCTTCGTGAACAAGACACAACGCCACAGACTGCTTGAATGTAATCAAGAATATTATTAGGCCTAATATCATTTAATGAAATTAAATTGCAAGgatcttttattttttaatgtGGGTATTTCACTTTTGAGCTTGTTTTCCAATTATAACGCGTACGTTCAGTTTCAGGTCTAGTGATGCACATTTACCACCAAAGGATAATTCTGATATTGATGAGCCTACTATTTCAATTGAACATTCAACAACTCAAGATCCCAACAGTTAATAATCATCATTGTTTTAAAAGGCGTGGGCATAAAGCGAGACGTTCTACATATGCCTCAGCGAGGCGTAAGCCCCGAGGTACGGGTGTAAACCCCATAGGTATTTaacttttaatattttataaaataatataattacagtAAATATTTATAAACAGATAAAATTgcttaaaaattgaagaaaactatatatatatgtgtgctcCATCCCCACAAaaaactagtcaaaacaatcaaTTATACGCTACTTAAAAGCACAAGTAACTTGAGTCGAAAAGAATAAAGTTTTCTACATGAAAGAATAAAAATGATGACTAACCTACAATTTAAACTTTGAACTTGCTGCTATGAAGGAGAATGAAGTTCTCTttgtatttgtaaaaaaaaaaaattgaatattcGTTGCTTTACGGAGATATTAGCAGACTAGCGGACAAAATAAAGAATTGAAAATGACCATGAATTAGGGTTTCAATCTATAAAAAAAAGTCTTGACTTTTAAATATAATACATTTCAGTTcctttttaaaacttttgagtAATTACCAAGATgaattttgagaatttgggtaTATATGAAAGACTTATTCAacaattttagttttaatttgatAAAGTCTCTAGGACTTTCGCCTCACTAAAAGAACACGCGTCAAACGCTCGGGCGTACGCCTCCTGAGACTTTCGCCCCACACCAAcgtcatcttgattttgatgtatttgattctcatggtttcccaatgtgttattactattgttgtcggcgttgttgtttgacatggtgacgacaatagataagatatagcttaaaaggaaagattatcagattcccggtaacggaaccaatttgtttaaccaaaaatctgagtctttggtcaaagctaaaaagaaattcgggttactgataatcaggagacaaaaataaaatacttttgagaacgatggtaaagaagcaaatagatgtgtatttcaataaattctcaatagtattccgtgtccttacaaatgatgatacttcttccttttatagataattctaggtaaaggaatgaagcctcagctttaatgatataatcatgagtaataaatgacattaaataagccgttatacaatcattcctattaaataccaattttgtaacgtatcaagtatttaataatgaatttggactcctttctgtcatcagatctttgtcttcaatgccttctaatccgttggctgtaaataatttaaattggtacgagactcgtatctatacgtcgtctcgtgcctatttaaattcttcttcccgtggctgtctccatccgtgccacttagtcaattgctgcgctttgaccatttaactaatccacgtgtcatgccacattatctttaatataaactcagttttttcccaatacagatagtccccccactttccatttttatcaattaaataattaggaagtggatcttcatgtaaaatgaatttttgccacaattaatgttcatgacagtattaacgcctcagtagtcttttccatttaatgttctgcccatgtgtcattttctaattgattccgctattcataccctttttcgagacttcttcattctcattatttacgaagtgataactgcctttattataggcttttcatcattaaacttctaaagttgacggttcccattttacacataactttttcttcctttgtcttcttcacaaatcttcagcacatacttccttcttaacaatgccttcttcaaaccctaaccgtaaaaaagttccaattctagatcaattccccaacgcccctgttagacacagaagaggcggaggaggtaggcttcgaacagggttagaatctacgcgaggcggctcctctagttcttcttcaaggagttctatcccaaaagccccttcttctaaaagtagggaaattcttgattcttctcaagaaccctcagttgatgatatagttcccagcgatttttcttttgaaagtgacaaaacgtctcttcaaaaaaaaattacaaatttagaaaaagccgatacttacccaacaatagtaaccgagcttacaatccccaccataagaagagattgtaactggaaggatagtctccaaatgtcaattccttccccaaatcaaagaatttcctcttttagaagtgggtattcttctgtttatacttaccccttcactttaggttttaatcctccgattgacccagttattctcgatttttgtcgtttctttacaatttgtttggcccaaatcggtccattagtgtggagaacagtggcttgtttgagatatttatcctccaaggccaatgtcaatttcaccttttctcacctcattcatctataccatcctaacttaatacgccatggggtttttacaTTTAACTGCAAGGAacaaaaaagttttggtaaatcctgaggatgacaaagatcgtggatggtatatccgttacgttgttgttcgtacggtggacttgattggcgaaacaaatattcccttccctgagaagtggaattttgaacgtaggtttccttttatttaccgtacctacttttgagaatttcaaaagaaagtttgtttttaacctcgtcccttcttggttttttgtagcaaccatgggagatgtggaacctattcccaacttccgtggttgggtagactcacttttgaagattgcttctagggagcagagaacttggaaatcaatttcttccttacatggctggaaggtcaaaacacatggtatccccctttttatatgaattttttttacatgttaagcactttttcctcaactttaatcatgtatatccatcctttaatcaggatttggcattagaggaatgacggctgaagtagctatggccattcgcatgtctgcgaatgctgctcttgatttggataaggctgagccttgctgccaaaaaggaaagctacaaaggaaagttctgaggaagaagaggagggtacctccctaattaccaggccaagggtcaggagacgaataatcattgatgatgaaattgaaaacactcctgctcgaacctccatcaccgagcctgttttgattcattctgacgaggacaccgaaccaagagataataatgagtcaattcagcatctttttgacagtggtttcaggagtggcgagctcggccctgtttttgatgaagctcctctttcctcatttgttcctatttcctccattcctctgccaaccgtaagtatttctttaccagttttgacgacttccgttcttttgccagtttctaccgctcctatATCCGTTCCCTTGGCTGTTTCTACCGCACCTGCTTCCGCTCCTacgttggtttctacatcttttccttccattccttccatttgctcctcttccctctgttcatcatacagagacaggttctagcagtggaagtatgactatgagaagtgttactttggaggttcctgccaatcatagcctcttgaggaagaccggtagagccgatgtttggctcgaacctctaattggagatatcgagaagaagaagatggagagccatagctgcttaactctgatgaatgacgtagttcattctactttgaagatatttttaccaacaagttttttttttaattatctttaatctctcattt encodes the following:
- the LOC104233128 gene encoding uncharacterized protein is translated as MDLRKLVGLLLLVFISLMEMLFKKIAVSVLSFVGFSDSQSSPSNSRELQRVVSSPRIRLKDGRWLAYRERGVPMDKSLHRIILVHGINSSKDKDFLATQEILEEMRIYMLQFDRAGYGESGLNPKRSLESEACDIEEVADQLQIGSKFYLISVSAGSYPAWNCLRRIPHRLSGVAFVVPIINYKWNSLPHDLIKNDHNNKLWRLVILLARYAPGLLYSFFTQKSNSVFSGNSALFSKKDREVAKNANRSEVFNPKLYPKQSDFESLLQDFTLAYGNWDFDPLEFGNPFTDENESSVHIWQGYEDNIVPCRLQRYVSKRLPWIHYHEVIDGGHALWHVGPIGEAILRSLLLREQDTTPQTA